Proteins from one Pseudarthrobacter sp. BIM B-2242 genomic window:
- a CDS encoding glycosyltransferase has product MRISMVSEHASPLAALGGVDAGGQNVHVAALSEALARRGHSVTVYTRRDAPELDRRVRVGPGLDVVHVDAGPARHIPKDELLPLMGELADGIARDWGQRPPDVVHGHFWMSGLAALDAARRDTAFRVPMVQTFHALGTVKRRFQGAEDTSPRERRWLEPGVGRDADRIIATCPDEVFELKAMGIDTGKVSIAPCGVDLGLFTTAAPAAPRTRRHRILSVGRLVPRKGVDLVIRALPLLAAAGHHDVELLIVGGGADPGVLHSDPEVRRLMALAAGLGVLPQVTFRGQVPRADMPGIFRSANAVVCTPWYEPFGIVPLEAMACGVPVVAAAVGGLRDTVVDHGTGIHVPPRDPEAIASALGLLLGDPALQAELGAAGQQRARSRYSWDRVAAETEKAYQAAMSGMAAGQVRMEGAAL; this is encoded by the coding sequence ATGAGAATCTCAATGGTTTCAGAACACGCCAGTCCGCTGGCCGCACTGGGCGGGGTGGATGCCGGCGGGCAGAACGTCCACGTGGCGGCCCTGTCCGAGGCCCTCGCCAGGCGGGGCCACAGCGTCACGGTCTACACGCGGCGCGACGCTCCTGAGCTGGACCGCCGCGTAAGAGTGGGGCCAGGGCTGGACGTTGTCCATGTGGACGCCGGGCCCGCCCGCCACATCCCCAAGGACGAACTGCTCCCCTTGATGGGGGAGTTGGCCGACGGCATTGCCCGGGACTGGGGGCAGCGGCCGCCGGACGTGGTGCACGGCCATTTCTGGATGTCGGGCCTGGCAGCGCTCGACGCGGCACGGCGGGACACCGCGTTCCGGGTCCCGATGGTCCAGACGTTCCACGCGCTCGGCACCGTCAAACGCCGGTTTCAGGGCGCAGAAGACACCAGCCCCCGCGAACGCCGCTGGCTGGAGCCCGGCGTGGGACGTGATGCCGACCGGATCATCGCCACCTGCCCGGACGAGGTCTTCGAACTGAAAGCCATGGGCATCGACACCGGCAAGGTGTCCATCGCACCCTGCGGCGTGGACCTGGGGCTCTTCACCACCGCCGCCCCTGCCGCCCCGCGCACCCGACGCCACCGCATCCTTTCCGTGGGCCGGCTGGTGCCCCGCAAGGGTGTTGACCTGGTGATCCGCGCCCTCCCGCTTCTCGCCGCGGCGGGACATCACGACGTCGAGCTCCTCATCGTGGGCGGCGGCGCCGACCCCGGGGTGCTTCACTCGGATCCGGAAGTGCGGCGCCTCATGGCACTCGCCGCCGGGCTCGGCGTCCTGCCCCAGGTGACCTTCAGGGGGCAGGTGCCGCGCGCTGACATGCCCGGGATCTTCCGCAGCGCAAACGCCGTGGTCTGTACTCCCTGGTATGAGCCGTTTGGCATCGTCCCGTTGGAGGCGATGGCGTGTGGCGTGCCCGTGGTGGCTGCCGCCGTCGGCGGGCTCCGCGACACAGTAGTGGACCACGGCACGGGGATCCACGTGCCGCCGCGGGATCCGGAGGCCATCGCCTCCGCACTGGGGCTCCTCCTCGGTGACCCGGCGCTGCAGGCAGAACTGGGCGCCGCCGGGCAGCAGCGGGCGCGCTCGCGGTATTCCTGGGACCGTGTGGCCGCCGAGACTGAGAAGGCTTACCAGGCGGCGATGTCGGGCATGGCCGCCGGACAGGTCCGGATGGAAGGAGCGGCGCTGTGA
- a CDS encoding SIS domain-containing protein: MTAEWFLREQDLQALAGEAALPGLAPANEAAKAAAADAVRVHLDNVVPALDSLRGQSARLAAWGVELANRMLSGQRLLAAGNGGSAAEAQHLTAELVGRFDGERVPFSAISLHAETSAVTAIANDYGYEEVFARQVRAHGRSGDVLVLLSTSGNSPNLLRAVEAAGRLGLTTWALTGPGPNPLATACDEAVLIESLNANAQEAHLIALHALCRAFECEVDRRTSRTGQP, encoded by the coding sequence GTGACTGCCGAATGGTTCCTCCGGGAACAGGACCTCCAAGCCCTGGCCGGGGAGGCTGCCTTACCGGGGCTGGCGCCTGCGAATGAGGCAGCGAAGGCCGCTGCCGCCGATGCTGTGCGGGTCCATCTGGACAACGTCGTTCCGGCGCTGGATTCGCTCCGCGGCCAGTCCGCCCGCCTCGCCGCGTGGGGCGTTGAACTGGCGAACCGGATGCTCAGCGGCCAGCGGCTCCTTGCTGCCGGGAACGGCGGCTCCGCGGCCGAGGCCCAACACCTGACCGCCGAACTCGTGGGCAGGTTCGACGGCGAGCGCGTCCCGTTCTCCGCCATCTCACTGCATGCGGAAACCTCTGCGGTCACGGCCATCGCCAACGACTACGGCTACGAGGAAGTGTTCGCCCGCCAGGTCCGCGCGCACGGGCGCTCCGGCGACGTGCTGGTCCTGCTGTCCACCAGCGGCAACAGCCCCAACCTGCTCCGTGCAGTGGAAGCGGCCGGGCGGCTTGGCCTCACCACCTGGGCGCTCACCGGGCCGGGCCCCAACCCCCTCGCCACCGCGTGCGATGAGGCGGTCCTGATCGAAAGCCTTAACGCCAACGCCCAGGAAGCCCACCTGATCGCCCTGCATGCGCTCTGCCGGGCCTTCGAGTGCGAGGTTGACCGCCGAACCTCAAGGACGGGCCAGCCATGA
- a CDS encoding aldehyde dehydrogenase, giving the protein MHTTAKPGTPTGQTLDGTGLTICDPRTGEYLWSVPEAEPVAVNHAVEVARSAAVRWAAVAPGERGAALRAAARALDAAAGELAGLNSSETGRPFEEALAGIAAGVSTLEQYAELGPLHRGHSLLGNRSASDYTVAEPRGVAVLLTPWNDPVAVACGLIGAALVTGNTVVHKPSERCPRLGEALGEVLAAAFPPGVLLTVSGGAGVGALLTGAAVDVIAHVGSSAAGTRIARAGAKTGAHVIRENGGNDPLVVDRDVDPGWAAEQAAIGAFSNSGQICTSVERIYVHEAIAARFCAALEAEAALRNSNGSVAPLVDTRLRDTVHAQVAGALEQGARAVEGGAVPAGPGAFYPATVLLGCTDSMQVMTEETFGPVAAVQVVENFDDGLRLAGSGRYGLAATVLTGSIAHVQKAIAALPVGTVKINEVFGGAPGGSAQPRGASGEGFGYGPELLDEFTRVKVVHVAAPPAFALHLPDEPMPDPVQAGNVVEEQIRDEEPLRGGPDRGRDGGPQ; this is encoded by the coding sequence ATGCATACGACTGCCAAGCCCGGCACACCCACCGGCCAGACCCTTGACGGCACCGGACTGACCATCTGCGATCCCCGCACGGGAGAGTACCTGTGGTCCGTCCCCGAAGCTGAACCCGTCGCGGTGAACCATGCCGTCGAGGTGGCCCGGAGCGCGGCCGTCCGCTGGGCGGCCGTCGCACCGGGAGAGCGGGGCGCCGCACTCCGGGCCGCGGCGCGGGCCCTCGACGCCGCAGCGGGGGAGCTGGCCGGCCTGAACAGCAGCGAAACCGGACGCCCGTTCGAGGAGGCCCTGGCCGGGATAGCCGCCGGCGTCTCCACGCTGGAACAGTACGCCGAGCTCGGCCCCCTGCACCGCGGCCACAGCCTGCTGGGCAACCGGTCGGCCTCTGATTACACGGTTGCCGAACCCCGCGGCGTGGCGGTTCTCCTCACTCCCTGGAACGATCCGGTGGCGGTGGCCTGCGGACTCATTGGCGCGGCCCTGGTCACCGGAAACACCGTGGTGCACAAGCCGAGTGAACGCTGCCCACGCCTCGGCGAGGCACTGGGGGAAGTGCTGGCAGCGGCGTTTCCGCCAGGGGTCCTGCTCACGGTCTCCGGCGGCGCCGGGGTGGGCGCGCTCCTGACCGGTGCCGCCGTCGATGTCATTGCCCATGTGGGCTCCAGTGCTGCCGGCACGCGGATTGCCCGTGCCGGGGCCAAAACCGGAGCCCATGTGATCCGGGAGAACGGCGGCAACGATCCCCTGGTGGTGGACCGCGACGTGGACCCTGGCTGGGCTGCTGAGCAGGCTGCCATCGGTGCCTTCAGCAACAGCGGCCAGATCTGCACCTCGGTGGAACGGATCTACGTCCACGAAGCGATAGCTGCCCGCTTCTGCGCCGCCCTCGAAGCCGAAGCGGCGCTGCGCAACAGCAACGGCAGCGTCGCCCCGCTGGTGGATACCAGGCTGCGTGACACCGTCCACGCCCAGGTTGCCGGGGCCCTTGAGCAGGGTGCGCGGGCGGTGGAAGGCGGCGCTGTTCCCGCCGGGCCCGGCGCCTTCTACCCGGCCACGGTCCTGCTCGGCTGCACGGACAGCATGCAGGTGATGACCGAGGAAACCTTCGGCCCGGTGGCAGCGGTCCAGGTGGTCGAAAACTTCGACGACGGGCTGCGGCTTGCGGGCAGTGGCCGCTACGGCCTGGCTGCAACGGTCCTGACGGGGAGCATCGCCCACGTCCAGAAGGCCATCGCGGCCCTTCCAGTGGGCACCGTGAAAATCAACGAGGTCTTTGGCGGTGCGCCCGGCGGATCCGCCCAGCCGCGGGGTGCCAGCGGCGAGGGGTTCGGCTACGGCCCGGAGCTGCTGGACGAATTCACCCGGGTGAAGGTAGTGCATGTGGCAGCCCCGCCGGCGTTCGCCCTCCACCTGCCTGATGAACCGATGCCGGATCCGGTGCAGGCCGGGAACGTTGTGGAGGAACAGATCAGGGATGAGGAGCCCCTGCGGGGAGGGCCTGACCGGGGCCGGGACGGCGGCCCGCAGTGA
- a CDS encoding glycosyltransferase family 9 protein yields MEQTATGIGPLLDRFDGVSRIALLRGGGLGDLMFALPAVPALKAAYPGSTVTLLGTPVHEALVSAAHTGFDDVMVLPVAEGVRPGHEDPAAMESFFRAARERQFDLAVQLHGGGRFSNPFLLQLQARHTVGSGTPDAAPLERTLPYVYYQHEPLRSLEVAGLAGAPPVHLEARLDPRAEFVARLPETLGAALPPDGQPLLVLHPGATDPRRHWPAGSFGAVARAAADDGARVLVVGDHSETGLADAVVSAAVGRPAGGTTGRSTHSGEPPVASVAGMLGLGELAALLARADVVLANDSGPRHLAQALGTPTVGIYWAGNALTSGPLGRGRHRVHLSWVTNCPVCGADVTQVGWTAPRCPHNGSLVAGIRPGDVYADVRSLLH; encoded by the coding sequence ATGGAACAGACCGCCACCGGCATCGGGCCGCTGCTGGACAGGTTCGACGGCGTTTCCCGGATCGCGCTGCTGCGCGGCGGCGGCCTGGGCGACCTGATGTTCGCCCTCCCGGCCGTGCCGGCGCTGAAAGCGGCCTACCCCGGCAGCACCGTCACGCTGCTGGGCACGCCCGTTCACGAGGCGCTCGTGTCCGCCGCGCACACCGGCTTTGACGACGTGATGGTCCTGCCCGTCGCCGAAGGGGTACGGCCCGGACATGAGGATCCGGCCGCCATGGAATCCTTCTTCCGTGCCGCACGAGAACGGCAGTTCGACCTTGCCGTGCAGCTCCACGGCGGCGGCCGCTTCTCCAACCCCTTCCTGCTGCAACTGCAGGCGCGGCATACGGTGGGTTCCGGCACACCGGACGCCGCCCCGCTGGAACGCACCCTGCCCTACGTGTACTACCAGCACGAACCGCTGCGCTCGCTGGAAGTTGCCGGACTGGCCGGCGCCCCGCCCGTCCACCTGGAGGCCCGGCTCGATCCGCGGGCGGAGTTTGTGGCCCGGCTGCCGGAAACCCTGGGAGCGGCACTCCCGCCCGACGGCCAGCCGCTGCTGGTGCTCCACCCCGGTGCCACCGACCCGCGGCGTCACTGGCCTGCAGGCAGTTTCGGCGCGGTCGCCCGGGCAGCGGCCGACGACGGCGCCCGCGTCCTGGTGGTCGGTGACCACAGTGAAACGGGGCTGGCGGACGCCGTGGTGAGTGCCGCCGTCGGGCGTCCCGCAGGGGGAACCACCGGGAGGTCCACGCACAGCGGTGAGCCCCCGGTTGCCTCCGTCGCCGGGATGCTGGGGCTCGGGGAACTGGCCGCACTGCTGGCCCGCGCAGACGTGGTTCTGGCCAACGACAGCGGCCCCCGCCACCTGGCGCAGGCGCTCGGCACGCCCACAGTGGGGATCTACTGGGCCGGCAACGCGCTGACCTCCGGTCCGCTGGGGCGCGGCAGGCACCGGGTCCATCTGTCCTGGGTGACGAACTGCCCGGTGTGCGGCGCGGACGTCACGCAGGTGGGGTGGACGGCCCCGCGCTGCCCGCACAACGGTTCATTGGTGGCCGGCATCCGGCCCGGGGACGTGTACGCGGACGTCCGCAGCCTGTTGCACTGA
- the rfaE2 gene encoding D-glycero-beta-D-manno-heptose 1-phosphate adenylyltransferase: MSAAKASGASAGPGGAGDLSSQRALSGGLPRRLAAESPAILVIGDVMLDGWWSGTIERLCREAPAPVVDVTSREFAPGGAANTAMNLAALGARVSVAGIIGTDDAGATLRRKLEAAGIDLKHLHSHPDMVTTTKIRISSGGQVMLRIDDSATAVPAAALAALASSVRAAVGHQDAVLVCDYGTGVLAGPVRAALGEALRVAETGVGSVADRPLTVVDAHDPRPWAGLRPDLVTPNAQETARLLDLRLAEGNGRVETVTGHRDALLSSTGARAVVVTLDRDGTVLFAADGTTHRTWARPAAEKQASGAGDTFVAALTLARSAGLPLTASLDLAQAAADVVVHQPGTSVCSTAQLARHLESFADTALSADELVLQVSAHRAHGQRIVLTNGCFDVLHSGHTRYLNQAKQLGDVLVVALNSDDSVRRLKGPGRPINPGADRAAVIAALSCVDYVTIFDTPTASPLIRQIQPDIYAKGGDYTPEMLAETDAVEEYGGRVVILDYVAERSTTAVVQRIRDGAVANPGS, from the coding sequence GTGAGCGCGGCGAAGGCATCCGGCGCATCAGCCGGCCCCGGCGGGGCGGGCGACCTGTCCAGCCAGCGTGCCCTCTCCGGCGGGCTTCCCCGGCGGTTGGCTGCCGAAAGCCCGGCCATCCTGGTGATCGGCGACGTTATGCTGGACGGCTGGTGGAGCGGCACCATTGAACGGCTCTGCCGGGAGGCCCCCGCCCCGGTAGTGGACGTCACCAGCCGCGAGTTCGCCCCCGGCGGGGCGGCCAATACCGCCATGAACCTGGCCGCCCTCGGCGCCAGGGTATCCGTGGCAGGCATCATCGGAACGGACGACGCCGGTGCAACGCTTCGGCGGAAACTCGAGGCGGCCGGCATTGACCTCAAGCACCTGCATTCCCATCCGGACATGGTCACCACCACGAAGATCCGGATCAGCAGCGGCGGCCAGGTGATGCTGCGGATCGATGACTCGGCCACGGCTGTCCCGGCCGCCGCGCTGGCGGCGCTGGCCTCCTCGGTGCGCGCCGCCGTCGGACATCAGGACGCGGTACTGGTGTGCGACTACGGGACCGGGGTCCTGGCAGGCCCGGTCCGCGCCGCACTCGGGGAGGCACTGAGGGTGGCGGAAACCGGCGTCGGTTCGGTCGCTGACCGCCCCCTGACGGTGGTTGACGCGCATGACCCGCGCCCGTGGGCCGGGCTGCGGCCGGACCTTGTCACCCCCAACGCCCAGGAAACTGCCCGGCTGCTGGACCTGCGCCTGGCAGAGGGCAACGGCCGCGTGGAAACCGTGACCGGGCATCGGGACGCCCTGCTTTCCTCCACTGGGGCCCGGGCGGTGGTGGTGACGCTGGACAGGGACGGAACCGTGCTCTTTGCCGCCGACGGAACCACGCACCGCACCTGGGCGCGGCCGGCCGCTGAGAAACAGGCGTCCGGGGCCGGCGATACCTTCGTGGCCGCCCTGACCCTGGCCCGGTCGGCGGGTCTTCCCCTGACGGCGAGCCTGGACCTCGCCCAGGCGGCCGCGGACGTGGTGGTGCACCAGCCCGGCACGTCCGTCTGCAGCACTGCCCAGCTCGCCAGGCACCTGGAGAGCTTCGCGGACACGGCGCTCAGCGCCGACGAACTTGTGCTGCAGGTTTCCGCGCACCGGGCCCACGGCCAGCGGATTGTGCTGACCAACGGCTGCTTCGACGTGCTGCACAGCGGGCACACCCGCTACCTGAACCAGGCCAAACAGCTCGGCGACGTGCTGGTGGTGGCCCTCAACAGCGACGACTCCGTCCGCCGCCTCAAGGGCCCGGGCCGGCCCATCAATCCCGGGGCCGACCGGGCGGCAGTGATCGCTGCCCTCAGCTGCGTGGACTACGTGACCATCTTCGATACACCCACGGCCAGCCCTCTGATCAGGCAGATCCAGCCCGATATCTACGCCAAGGGCGGTGACTACACCCCGGAGATGCTGGCGGAAACCGACGCCGTGGAGGAATACGGCGGCCGCGTCGTCATCCTCGATTATGTGGCGGAGCGCTCCACCACCGCCGTGGTCCAACGGATCCGCGACGGTGCAGTGGCAAACCCGGGTTCCTGA
- a CDS encoding spermidine synthase, with product MAKRGKSGGRNGLRPVAGVVDVPKGTRPDGPVEGVYYIDTGDCQLIADQDNSTGWLLKINGVMSSHIDLADPLFLDFEYMRWMAALIESRWPTKAAAHKLRGLHLGGGACSLARYFHAAYPDARQVVVELDGKLAEYVRGWFDLPKAPLLRLRVGEAREVTETLTADTRDFIIRDVFAGSLTPRPLTTAEFTEHIKRVLAPGGIYVVNSGDAPDLKNAREDAATIAAAFEHTVIIADPAMLKGRRYGNVVMAGSDTPLDGDPQLARRLLGGAVPAHIWNDAQVRAFATGSPVRHDPQPPSIAP from the coding sequence ATGGCGAAACGCGGCAAGTCAGGCGGCAGGAACGGCCTGCGTCCGGTCGCGGGCGTGGTGGACGTGCCGAAAGGCACCCGGCCCGACGGACCGGTGGAGGGCGTCTACTACATCGATACCGGCGACTGCCAGCTGATCGCGGACCAGGACAACTCCACCGGCTGGCTGCTGAAGATCAACGGCGTGATGAGCTCCCACATCGACCTCGCCGATCCGCTGTTCCTGGACTTTGAGTACATGCGCTGGATGGCGGCGCTGATTGAATCGCGGTGGCCGACCAAGGCTGCGGCGCACAAGCTGCGCGGGCTCCATCTCGGCGGCGGAGCCTGCTCCCTCGCCCGTTACTTCCACGCCGCCTACCCGGATGCGCGGCAGGTAGTGGTGGAGCTGGACGGCAAACTCGCCGAGTATGTCCGCGGCTGGTTCGACCTCCCCAAGGCGCCGCTGCTGCGCCTGCGCGTGGGCGAGGCCCGTGAGGTCACCGAGACCCTCACAGCGGACACCCGGGACTTCATCATCCGCGACGTGTTCGCCGGGTCGCTGACCCCGCGGCCGCTCACCACGGCTGAGTTCACCGAACACATCAAGCGCGTCCTGGCGCCGGGCGGGATCTACGTGGTCAATTCCGGCGACGCCCCGGACCTGAAAAACGCCCGTGAGGACGCTGCCACCATTGCGGCCGCGTTCGAGCACACCGTCATCATCGCCGACCCCGCCATGCTTAAGGGACGCCGCTACGGCAACGTGGTGATGGCCGGCAGCGACACGCCGCTGGACGGCGATCCCCAGCTGGCCCGCAGGCTCCTGGGCGGCGCGGTCCCTGCCCACATCTGGAACGACGCCCAGGTGCGCGCCTTCGCCACCGGCTCCCCGGTCCGCCACGACCCCCAGCCTCCATCGATTGCTCCGTAA
- a CDS encoding glycosyltransferase: protein MRILLWHVHGSWTDAFVRGRHEYLLPVLPGGGPWGLGLAGRDWPDSVREVSLAGLDAGEVDAVVLQRPEEIEEVTARLGRRPGVDLPAVFLEHNTPKGNFPFTRHPLADQDSIPVVHVTHFNKLAWDTGWAPSLVVEHGIPDPGQLYTGELPELAVVVNEPVRRGRVTGTDLLPAFAAAAPVHVFGMKTEGLAAAAGFENARLRIRGDLKTRELHREMARCRVYVHPMRWTSLGLSLLEAMHLGMPVVALATTEAARAVPPEAGAVSTDVDELLRAARRLLANPEEARRRGVAAREAALARYSLGRFLDDWDTLLADLLPGDPGIERLEEQILVPAPERKNL from the coding sequence ATGAGGATCCTCTTGTGGCACGTGCACGGATCCTGGACAGATGCCTTTGTCCGCGGCCGGCATGAGTATCTCCTGCCAGTACTTCCCGGGGGCGGCCCTTGGGGGCTGGGACTGGCAGGCAGGGACTGGCCTGACTCAGTCCGGGAAGTGTCGCTGGCCGGCCTCGACGCCGGCGAGGTGGACGCCGTCGTGCTTCAACGTCCGGAGGAAATCGAGGAGGTGACTGCCCGCCTGGGCCGGCGCCCCGGCGTCGACCTCCCGGCGGTGTTCCTGGAACACAACACGCCCAAGGGGAACTTTCCATTCACCCGGCACCCGCTCGCCGACCAGGACAGCATTCCCGTTGTGCACGTGACCCACTTCAACAAGCTCGCCTGGGATACCGGCTGGGCCCCCTCGCTGGTGGTGGAACACGGCATCCCGGACCCGGGTCAGCTCTATACCGGCGAACTGCCGGAACTGGCCGTCGTGGTGAACGAGCCCGTGCGCCGCGGCCGCGTGACCGGAACCGATCTGTTGCCGGCTTTCGCCGCCGCGGCCCCGGTCCATGTGTTCGGCATGAAAACCGAGGGACTCGCCGCAGCCGCAGGCTTCGAGAATGCCCGGCTCCGGATCCGCGGTGACCTTAAGACCCGCGAGCTCCACCGCGAAATGGCCCGCTGCCGTGTCTACGTCCACCCCATGCGCTGGACATCGCTGGGTCTGTCCCTCCTGGAAGCGATGCACCTGGGTATGCCGGTGGTTGCCCTCGCCACGACCGAAGCGGCCCGGGCCGTGCCGCCGGAAGCCGGGGCAGTATCCACTGATGTGGACGAACTGCTCCGCGCCGCCAGGCGTCTGCTCGCCAACCCGGAAGAAGCCCGACGGCGGGGCGTCGCCGCCAGGGAGGCCGCTTTGGCCCGCTACAGCCTGGGGAGGTTCCTGGACGACTGGGACACGCTGCTTGCGGACCTCCTGCCCGGGGACCCCGGTATTGAACGTCTCGAAGAGCAGATCCTCGTCCCGGCGCCAGAAAGGAAAAACCTATGA
- a CDS encoding SDR family oxidoreductase has translation MNTEPSWPGRVLVTGGASGLGAAVVDAVLKAGGTPVVLDRDISSVSGVKAFEVDVADRSAVEQTVREAAESLGGLDAVVTAAGIDRCGKLADVAAEEWEKVIGVNLLGTVSVVRAALPYLKTSHGRVVTVASTLGKRAVADATAYCASKFGVIGFTHALAAETGGEIGVTAMIPGGMKTRFFDDRTEQYKPQDDSRLNSPGNVARAILFVLSQPPGCEVREMLICHPEEGSWP, from the coding sequence ATGAACACTGAGCCATCCTGGCCTGGCCGGGTCCTGGTCACGGGAGGTGCCTCCGGACTTGGCGCCGCCGTCGTCGATGCTGTGCTGAAAGCCGGCGGGACACCCGTGGTGCTGGACCGCGACATCAGCAGCGTCTCCGGCGTGAAGGCTTTCGAGGTGGACGTTGCAGACCGTTCAGCGGTGGAACAGACCGTCCGGGAGGCGGCGGAGTCGCTGGGCGGACTCGATGCGGTGGTCACCGCTGCCGGAATCGACCGCTGCGGAAAATTGGCGGACGTCGCGGCGGAAGAATGGGAGAAGGTGATCGGCGTGAACCTCCTCGGCACGGTATCGGTGGTCCGGGCCGCCCTGCCGTACCTGAAGACCTCGCACGGCAGGGTGGTGACGGTGGCGTCCACCCTGGGCAAGCGGGCCGTGGCGGATGCCACGGCGTACTGTGCCTCCAAGTTCGGCGTCATCGGCTTCACGCACGCCCTGGCAGCCGAGACCGGCGGGGAGATCGGCGTGACCGCCATGATTCCCGGCGGCATGAAGACCCGCTTCTTCGACGACCGGACCGAGCAGTACAAACCGCAGGACGATTCCCGTCTGAACAGCCCCGGGAACGTGGCCCGGGCCATCCTCTTTGTCCTGTCCCAGCCGCCGGGCTGCGAGGTGCGGGAGATGCTGATCTGCCATCCGGAGGAAGGCTCCTGGCCGTGA
- the rfaE2 gene encoding D-glycero-beta-D-manno-heptose 1-phosphate adenylyltransferase: protein MSIVVVGDVILDVDLSGEATRLSPDAPVPVVDVSGIRRRAGGAGLVARMLAEDGWPVTLVTVLADDDAGRHVEAALAGVRVVAGPSGSPTPVKTRVRAGTHAVVRIDEDCGRPVAPDVTPAMLRAVAKARAIIVADYGRGLAANPQLRELLERLADDVPVVWDPHPSGAPPVPGVAVVTPNLAEAHQSARTRPAGPYGPAAADGAGEVAGILLDEWHSRAVLVTTGERGATLLLERDRTPRPILAPRVEAADPCGAGDRLAASVAVHLLEGRDLEDAAVLAVHEAADFLAAGGVASLPDRRGHGKVRHRPAEPLLLVRRVRENGGKVVATGGCFDLLHAGHVRSLAAARELGDCLIVCLNSDASVRRLKGDQRPIMGQQDRAELLLALECVDAVMIFDEDTPEAVLDRLRPDIWAKGGDYKGERLPEADLVESWGGRCVTVPYHPARSSTALAEALAKVS, encoded by the coding sequence ATGAGCATCGTCGTTGTAGGGGACGTGATCCTCGACGTTGACCTGTCCGGGGAAGCTACCCGGCTCAGCCCGGACGCTCCCGTCCCCGTGGTGGATGTGTCCGGCATCAGGCGCCGCGCGGGCGGAGCAGGGCTGGTGGCCCGGATGCTCGCTGAAGACGGCTGGCCCGTGACGCTGGTGACGGTCCTGGCGGACGACGACGCCGGGCGGCACGTGGAGGCTGCACTCGCCGGGGTGCGTGTGGTGGCCGGTCCGAGCGGCTCCCCGACACCGGTCAAGACGCGCGTCCGGGCAGGCACCCACGCGGTGGTCCGGATTGATGAGGACTGCGGCAGGCCGGTGGCACCGGACGTAACCCCCGCGATGCTGCGGGCAGTGGCCAAAGCCCGTGCCATTATTGTGGCCGACTACGGCCGCGGCCTGGCCGCCAACCCCCAGTTGCGGGAACTGCTCGAAAGGCTGGCCGATGACGTCCCGGTGGTCTGGGACCCGCACCCGTCCGGTGCCCCGCCTGTTCCCGGCGTCGCTGTGGTGACGCCGAACCTGGCGGAGGCGCACCAGTCTGCCCGCACCCGGCCGGCCGGTCCGTATGGACCGGCGGCTGCTGACGGGGCGGGCGAGGTGGCCGGCATCCTGCTGGATGAGTGGCACAGCCGCGCGGTCCTGGTCACCACCGGGGAACGCGGGGCAACCCTGCTGCTCGAACGGGACCGCACGCCGCGTCCCATCCTGGCACCGCGGGTTGAGGCAGCGGACCCTTGCGGAGCCGGGGACAGGCTGGCCGCGAGTGTGGCCGTGCACCTCCTGGAAGGCAGGGACCTTGAGGATGCCGCCGTCCTGGCCGTCCACGAGGCCGCCGATTTCCTGGCGGCCGGGGGTGTGGCCTCGCTGCCGGACCGGCGCGGACACGGCAAAGTCCGGCACCGCCCCGCCGAGCCCCTGCTGCTGGTCCGGCGGGTGCGGGAAAACGGCGGCAAGGTGGTTGCCACCGGCGGCTGCTTCGACCTGCTGCACGCCGGCCACGTGAGGTCACTGGCTGCCGCGCGGGAGCTGGGCGACTGCCTGATTGTCTGCCTGAACTCCGATGCCTCCGTGCGCCGGCTGAAAGGCGACCAGCGTCCCATCATGGGCCAGCAGGACAGGGCCGAGCTGTTGCTTGCCCTGGAATGCGTGGATGCGGTCATGATTTTTGACGAAGACACCCCCGAAGCCGTCCTGGACCGGCTCCGTCCCGACATCTGGGCCAAAGGCGGGGACTACAAGGGCGAAAGGCTGCCCGAAGCCGACCTGGTGGAAAGCTGGGGCGGGCGCTGCGTCACCGTGCCCTACCACCCGGCCCGGTCCTCCACCGCCTTGGCCGAAGCCCTCGCGAAAGTCAGCTGA